From a single Chloracidobacterium thermophilum B genomic region:
- the cas7g gene encoding type I-G CRISPR-associated RAMP protein Csb1/Cas7g, whose protein sequence is MSLSLQQLQQAVRTATALRCRLRLQPAGGPGTKVFPPTYEGGRYALEERRMPGYDHPVRCVLMDSVQSQANRMEEALQQAVDDGRLALPLVEVDFTPYFPGNGQPEDMRLLEPIGRVSSLQAPHRIVDAILRDSVVIQEQRKPFRSSNVKQESSYGRQLREAAAHHATPLFELCPTALLFGMWDSTGPKGGLGAKFERAMVSEIVGINAVLGAKTSSRIDPLGIQLKAGPLYRTPPTEPLGWTLDPGKAVKDNKGKPVLLGDTGRPSEANHGNVTRPSTSGSSRAGTGRPSEANHGNVTPTISERDRQGEFLGGGVTIDYAEQSIVLSLPALRRLRFPINGRNNRAADEAAWTVLAALGLCAAILADDAGLDLRSRCLLWPQEPLKWELLGRPGEIQSDIVLDAEAALRLFMEAVDEARKCGLPWRTTPLQLQPAPELVKLVVKSQQLAQSQGTQEE, encoded by the coding sequence ATGTCACTTTCACTTCAGCAACTCCAGCAGGCCGTCCGCACGGCGACGGCCCTGCGCTGCCGTCTTCGTCTCCAACCGGCTGGCGGCCCTGGCACCAAGGTCTTTCCCCCAACCTACGAAGGCGGACGCTACGCCCTCGAAGAACGCCGGATGCCGGGTTACGACCATCCGGTACGCTGCGTCCTGATGGATTCCGTGCAATCCCAGGCCAACCGCATGGAAGAGGCACTCCAGCAGGCCGTGGATGACGGCCGCCTTGCCCTTCCCCTGGTCGAAGTGGATTTCACGCCCTACTTCCCCGGCAATGGCCAGCCGGAAGACATGCGGCTTCTGGAACCCATCGGCAGGGTGTCGTCCCTGCAGGCCCCACACCGCATCGTGGATGCCATCCTGCGCGACAGCGTCGTGATTCAAGAACAGCGGAAACCGTTTCGTTCGTCCAACGTCAAGCAGGAATCCTCCTATGGACGCCAGCTTCGTGAAGCGGCAGCCCACCATGCCACGCCTTTGTTCGAGCTGTGCCCGACAGCGCTTCTGTTTGGCATGTGGGATTCCACCGGCCCCAAAGGTGGTCTCGGCGCCAAGTTTGAACGCGCCATGGTGAGCGAGATTGTGGGCATCAACGCCGTTCTGGGCGCGAAAACCAGCAGCCGGATTGACCCGCTGGGCATCCAGCTCAAGGCCGGGCCGCTGTACCGGACGCCGCCCACCGAACCGCTCGGATGGACGCTTGACCCTGGGAAAGCCGTCAAGGACAACAAGGGCAAGCCTGTCCTGCTCGGCGATACCGGACGCCCTTCAGAAGCCAATCACGGCAATGTCACGCGCCCGTCAACCTCAGGCAGCAGCCGCGCCGGAACCGGACGCCCTTCAGAAGCCAATCACGGCAATGTCACCCCAACCATCTCCGAACGTGACCGGCAGGGTGAATTCCTGGGCGGCGGCGTCACCATTGACTACGCCGAACAGAGCATCGTCCTGTCGCTGCCGGCCCTGCGCCGGCTCCGCTTCCCCATCAATGGCCGGAACAACCGCGCGGCCGATGAAGCGGCGTGGACCGTACTGGCGGCGCTGGGCCTCTGTGCGGCCATTCTGGCCGACGACGCCGGGCTGGATTTGCGTTCCCGCTGCCTGCTCTGGCCGCAGGAGCCGTTGAAGTGGGAACTGCTGGGCCGCCCCGGTGAAATTCAGTCAGACATCGTTCTCGATGCGGAAGCCGCGCTCCGGCTGTTCATGGAAGCCGTTGACGAAGCCCGGAAGTGTGGCCTTCCGTGGCGCACCACCCCGCTCCAGCTTCAGCCGGCACCGGAACTCGTCAAGCTCGTCGTCAAAAGCCAACAACTGGCGCAGAGCCAGGGAACCCAGGAGGAGTAA
- a CDS encoding helix-turn-helix transcriptional regulator, producing the protein MLPVSPQADSKRGNLTRLAIELPLLLASGSKSKTELAKHFGCDKKTIKRLVDELSFHYRITEEKRGREVFYGFADGYTFRPPALKPAEVAALWLAQKAVLMDGSSPRWPLSQDGRSLLEKLRATLPPALAAHLGELAAVYGTALIPAKDYTPHVETLNQVLTAAIRKRRIEVEYVSLGSQHPKTRRYDPYGLYFDPNGGTLKTFGYDSRRRGIVTLAVDHMRQVTLLEERFTLPPDFTSVQSYLERYHFNGFFGEPLRVRLRFFGVTSQVFLERQHHVTQRIVSYTPATRGRPETVDIEMTVARGRGLERFILSWLPEVEVLAPATLRRRIEACRLGRARVLPPSAYRPRWPVAVNERA; encoded by the coding sequence ATGCTCCCGGTTTCTCCGCAGGCGGACTCCAAACGCGGCAATCTGACGCGCCTGGCCATCGAGCTGCCCCTGCTGCTGGCCTCCGGCTCCAAATCCAAGACCGAACTGGCCAAACACTTCGGCTGTGACAAGAAAACCATCAAGCGGCTCGTAGATGAGCTTTCGTTTCACTACCGGATTACCGAGGAGAAACGGGGGCGGGAGGTGTTTTACGGTTTCGCTGATGGCTACACCTTCCGGCCGCCGGCGCTCAAGCCAGCGGAAGTGGCAGCGCTGTGGTTGGCGCAAAAGGCGGTGCTCATGGATGGCTCCTCGCCCCGCTGGCCGTTGAGTCAGGATGGACGGTCGCTGCTGGAAAAGCTCCGCGCCACTTTGCCCCCCGCCCTGGCCGCGCATCTCGGTGAGCTGGCCGCCGTTTACGGTACGGCACTCATTCCGGCCAAGGACTACACGCCCCACGTGGAGACGCTGAACCAGGTGCTTACCGCTGCCATCAGGAAACGGCGGATCGAGGTTGAATATGTCTCGCTCGGCAGCCAACACCCGAAAACCCGGCGCTATGACCCGTATGGGCTGTATTTCGATCCCAACGGCGGGACGCTCAAGACCTTTGGTTACGACAGCCGCCGGCGCGGCATTGTCACCCTGGCCGTTGACCACATGCGGCAGGTCACGCTGCTTGAGGAGCGGTTCACCCTGCCGCCGGATTTCACCAGCGTGCAGAGCTACCTGGAGCGATACCACTTCAACGGTTTTTTCGGGGAGCCGCTCCGGGTCCGGTTGCGGTTTTTCGGCGTCACATCCCAGGTGTTTCTGGAGCGCCAGCATCACGTCACGCAACGGATCGTGAGTTACACACCGGCCACCCGCGGCCGGCCGGAGACGGTTGACATCGAAATGACCGTGGCGCGGGGGCGCGGTCTGGAGCGGTTCATTCTGAGCTGGCTCCCGGAAGTCGAGGTTCTGGCGCCCGCCACGCTGCGCCGGCGCATCGAAGCCTGCCGTCTGGGCCGCGCGCGCGTGCTGCCGCCGTCAGCGTACCGCCCCCGCTGGCCAGTTGCGGTCAATGAACGGGCGTGA
- the csb2 gene encoding type I-G CRISPR-associated protein Csb2, producing MLTLAWTYLTGYARATDPARRDAPEWPPHPARVWLALAAAFFETGEDPAEGHALEWLRTLPDPQVWLPLQAGGRRHVVTAYVPVNDKAEGTALLQSAPLARSKQPRTFPAVWVGDRPCFLHWPEAPDSDRYRPALTQLCARVTRLGHSASLVQMWVAERLPTPEDSFAGWLPTEEADSGLADLHLRRIFQGPSLERLRETFQAGRRPLVGLAAGYRAATFTPPPMTNTTAFDRDLLVLTQVDGPALPVTASLQVMQALRDTLMAHCPQPPPAWVSGHDAQGQPLADRRGHLALLPLPFVGYEYADGRLLGVALAFPTEIDRRERGRVIRPLFVNQQGKPADVSLRLGRLGVWVLRKRAWDDTRLTLQPETWTAFPRGAKRWASVTPVVLDRFPKANRLTERANWEYEVGSILFEACQYAGLPEPVEIDFGTTAWTPGAPRAIAKERPVRGASPPAQARLGDGFPPYLLKGARAAKPQVHVFLRFAEPVVGPVLLGAGRFLGYGLFKPLDFFVPKRS from the coding sequence ATGCTGACGTTGGCTTGGACCTACCTGACGGGCTACGCCCGCGCCACCGACCCGGCGCGGCGCGACGCCCCGGAGTGGCCGCCACATCCGGCGCGGGTGTGGCTGGCGCTGGCGGCCGCCTTTTTCGAGACCGGCGAGGACCCCGCCGAAGGTCATGCGCTGGAGTGGCTGCGCACGCTGCCTGACCCGCAGGTGTGGCTTCCTCTCCAGGCTGGCGGCCGCCGGCACGTTGTCACCGCCTACGTGCCGGTCAACGACAAGGCCGAAGGCACGGCCCTGCTGCAATCCGCCCCGCTGGCACGCAGCAAGCAGCCGCGCACATTTCCGGCGGTCTGGGTTGGCGACCGGCCATGCTTCCTGCACTGGCCGGAAGCCCCGGACAGCGACCGCTACCGACCGGCGCTGACGCAGCTCTGCGCCAGGGTGACGCGCCTCGGACACTCGGCTTCACTGGTGCAGATGTGGGTCGCCGAAAGACTGCCCACACCGGAGGACAGCTTTGCTGGCTGGCTGCCGACGGAAGAGGCGGACAGCGGGTTGGCTGACCTGCACCTCCGCCGTATCTTCCAGGGACCTTCACTCGAACGCCTGCGGGAAACGTTTCAGGCTGGCCGGCGTCCGCTGGTCGGTCTGGCCGCCGGGTATCGTGCCGCCACCTTCACACCGCCGCCTATGACCAACACAACGGCTTTCGACCGCGACCTTCTGGTGTTGACACAAGTTGACGGCCCGGCACTGCCGGTCACCGCCAGCCTTCAGGTGATGCAGGCGCTCCGGGACACCCTGATGGCCCACTGCCCGCAGCCGCCGCCGGCATGGGTGAGCGGCCATGACGCCCAGGGCCAACCGCTGGCCGACAGGCGCGGACATCTGGCGCTGCTCCCTCTGCCTTTCGTGGGCTACGAATATGCTGATGGGCGGTTGCTCGGCGTGGCGCTGGCGTTCCCCACGGAGATTGACCGCCGCGAGCGCGGCCGCGTCATCAGGCCGCTCTTTGTCAACCAGCAGGGCAAGCCGGCGGATGTCAGTCTCCGGCTCGGCCGGCTGGGCGTCTGGGTGCTGCGCAAGCGTGCCTGGGACGACACCCGCCTCACGCTCCAGCCTGAAACCTGGACGGCCTTTCCCCGTGGAGCCAAACGCTGGGCCAGCGTGACGCCGGTCGTGCTCGACCGCTTCCCCAAAGCCAACCGCCTGACCGAGCGCGCCAACTGGGAATACGAAGTCGGCTCCATTCTCTTTGAGGCCTGCCAGTACGCCGGGCTGCCGGAGCCGGTTGAAATTGACTTCGGCACAACGGCCTGGACTCCGGGTGCTCCCCGCGCCATTGCCAAAGAGCGTCCCGTGCGCGGCGCTTCCCCGCCGGCGCAGGCCAGGCTGGGCGACGGATTTCCCCCCTACCTGCTCAAAGGCGCACGCGCTGCAAAGCCACAGGTTCATGTCTTCTTGCGTTTTGCCGAGCCGGTCGTTGGCCCGGTTCTGCTCGGCGCTGGCCGCTTTCTCGGCTACGGCCTGTTCAAACCCCTCGATTTTTTTGTTCCCAAACGGAGCTAG